The window TTGGGTGGAAAAGAAGCTGCTGAAAAACTTACTTATGTGTATGAAACTATTTCTTTAATACAAAAAGAATTAGCGCCTGATAAAGCTCTGATTGGATTTACAGGAGCACCTTGGACTTTGGTTACGTATATGATTGAAGGTAAAGGAACAAAAACATACAATTTATGTAAAAAACTTCTTTATACTCAACCTGAACTTATGCACAAATTATTAGCAAAAGTAACCCAAGTGGTTAAGTATTATATGGAAAAACAAATTGAAGCAGGTATTGATGTTGTTCAAATATTTGATTCATGGGCAGCTGCATTGGAAGAAGATGAATATTTTGAATTTTCTTGGAAATACATGATTGAAATATCGGATTATTTAAAAGAAAAATATCCTAATATTCCTATTATTATGTTTCCAAAAGGAATAGGGCAGTATCTTGATAGAATTGAGGGTAATTTTGATGTTTTCGGAGTAGATTGGTCAACTCCAATGGAACTTGCAAAAGAAAAACTTGGAGATAAATATGTGCTTCAAGGGAATATGGA of the Campylobacteraceae bacterium genome contains:
- a CDS encoding uroporphyrinogen decarboxylase, which codes for MSKIFVDACLGKKTPYSPVWMMRQAGRYLPQYLKVRAEAGDFLNLCHNPKKACEVTLQPMDIVGVDAAILFSDILVIPHEMGMHLEFVKGEGPLFKDPITNEADVDALLGGKEAAEKLTYVYETISLIQKELAPDKALIGFTGAPWTLVTYMIEGKGTKTYNLCKKLLYTQPELMHKLLAKVTQVVKYYMEKQIEAGIDVVQIFDSWAAALEEDEYFEFSWKYMIEISDYLKEKYPNIPIIMFPKGIGQYLDRIEGNFDVFGVDWSTPMELAKEKLGDKYVLQGNMEPCRLYSKEQTTKSIEKINNVMQGKRHIFNLGHGILPDVPVEHAKHFVSECQRISKN